From Candidatus Babeliales bacterium, a single genomic window includes:
- a CDS encoding ABC transporter substrate-binding protein produces MKNNRSLVLFSIITIITLSILLIKKPFRRTKSNKKWTIAILQTASHPALDAARDGFVATLQKNLSYDVDFVIRNGEGSISNIYAIAQQFHARQDINAIYAIATPAAQAVASVEKEKPIIIAAVTVSPELGISFDQPNVCGVSDMINVRAEIEAMHALLPNIKTVGVIFSSAEINSVAMSKIMTTELERIGYTPITVGIASESDIEPAVMSALRKVDALIAPTDNSVANTIALIADLARKAEKPLIVSDNMLVKHGPLMARGVDYYESGVQAGFVAQQLLVNNRKPYELPILTTESEKVFVNMQTLAALKLSIPDSLAAYVVAVESAQ; encoded by the coding sequence GTGAAAAACAATCGCTCTCTTGTTCTCTTTAGCATTATTACAATTATCACACTCAGTATTCTACTCATAAAAAAACCTTTCCGACGCACCAAAAGCAACAAAAAATGGACTATCGCAATATTGCAAACGGCTTCTCATCCAGCCCTCGATGCAGCACGTGATGGATTTGTAGCAACACTGCAAAAAAACTTATCCTATGATGTTGATTTTGTTATCCGTAATGGTGAAGGTTCAATCAGCAATATTTATGCTATTGCACAACAATTCCACGCACGCCAAGATATTAACGCAATCTATGCAATCGCAACACCAGCTGCACAAGCCGTTGCATCAGTCGAAAAAGAAAAACCAATTATTATTGCTGCAGTTACAGTATCACCAGAATTAGGCATCAGTTTTGATCAACCCAATGTATGCGGTGTGAGTGATATGATTAATGTTCGTGCAGAAATTGAAGCAATGCATGCATTATTACCAAACATTAAAACGGTTGGAGTAATCTTTAGCTCTGCTGAAATCAATTCAGTTGCTATGTCAAAAATAATGACCACGGAATTAGAACGCATAGGATACACGCCAATTACCGTGGGAATAGCATCTGAATCTGACATAGAACCGGCAGTAATGAGCGCACTGCGTAAAGTTGATGCATTAATTGCGCCAACAGATAACTCAGTTGCAAATACTATCGCTTTAATAGCAGATTTAGCGCGTAAAGCAGAAAAACCATTGATTGTGAGTGATAATATGCTCGTCAAACATGGTCCACTCATGGCACGCGGTGTTGATTATTATGAAAGTGGCGTGCAAGCAGGCTTTGTTGCACAACAATTGCTTGTTAATAATAGAAAACCGTATGAGTTACCTATTTTGACTACGGAAAGTGAAAAGGTTTTTGTTAATATGCAAACACTTGCAGCATTAAAATTAAGTATTCCTGATTCGCTGGCAGCATATGTTGTGGCTGTTGAAAGTGCGCAATAA